The DNA window CGGGAAAGCTCAGCAGGTGTCTTTGTAAATTGATCTGCTATTATCTCCTCCATCACACCATCTTCATCTTTTCCTATAGGTTTGTCAATAGAAAGTGGTTGATGAGAAACTTCCAGAGCTTGTTTGATCTTTTCCTCAGGTAATCCAAGTATATCTGAAAGTTCTCTTACAGTGGGTTCTCTCCCATAAGTTTGCAAGAAGTCCTTCTGAGCTTTTGAAATCTTTGTAAGAGTCTCAATCATATGAACTGGAACTCTTACTGTTCTTGAATTGTCAGCAATGGCTCTTGTTATAGCCTGTTTAATCCACCATGTTGCATAAGTAGAAAATTTGTAACCTTTTCTATAATCAAACTTCTCAACAGCCTTTAATAAACCAATATTACCCTCTTCTATAAGATCAAGAAACTCTATTCCTCTATTCATAAACTTTTTTGCAGTTCCTATAACAAGTCTTACATTACCTTCGACCATTTTCTCTCTTGCATAGTTATAATCCCTTTTAGCCTTTTCTATTTCTTCTTTAATGTGAATAAGTTCATCAAAACTGAGACCAAGTTTTTTCTCATATTCTTTAATGGAACTTTTTAAAAGAGTCAGATTTTCTCTTAGCTCTGTATCGACATGGCCGTCTTTTTCTTTATTTTTAAGTTCCTCTTTCATTCTTCTATATTCTGTAGTTAGATTCTCAAGTGTCTTTATTTCTTCATATAGCCTTTCTATATTCTCATAAACATAGGGAAATTTAGGAACAATTTTTGAAAATAACTTTTTAAGTTGCTTAGTCTCTTTCTCAGTTAAAGTCCTTAAAATCTTTTTTTTCTCCTCAAAAACCTTACTATAAAACTCGAGAAATTCTTCAATACCCTTTTTAACTCTCCTTTTTTCCTTTCTATTAACTAGCTTATTTGTCCAATAACTTGAATCTACTTCTAAAATTTCCTCAGGTTGCAATTCAAGGTCTTTTATTTTCTTCAAAAAATAAACGAATCTTTTTAATCCAAAATCTGTACTAAAAAGTATCTCTTTCATCTTCTCCTTGGCATCATGAATCATCTTGGAAAAGGCTACCTCTTCCTCCTTTGTCAAAAGCCTTAGTCCTGATATTTGCTTTAAGTACGTTTTAACAGGATCATCTTTTACTCTAATTTCATATTCTTCAATCTCTCTATCTTTTCTTTTCTCCTCATCCTCCACTATCTCTATTCCTTCAACAAACAAGGCCTCCATAACCTCATCAACAAGACTTGGAGGCAAATTCACTGTTAATTCGTTTAAATCCTCTTGTCTTATTTGCTTATACTTTTTAGCTTTTTTCATAACCTTATCTATAACACTCTGAACTAAGGCTTGTTCAATTTCTCTTGGATCTATTTCCTTAATTTCTTTTTTATTTTTCTTTACACTTCTTCTTGGCATTTTTCTCCTCCCACACTATTTACCCAGGATTTGAACCGATACTACTTCTAATCTCTTTCCACTCCTTGAAAATCTTTTCTTTCTTTAATATCTTATCCATCCTATTTTTAAGTTTTTCAAAGGCCTGCTCATATAATAGATTTTCTTCTCCTTGCTTACTAAAAGAAACATACTTCTCCCTTGATTTAAAAATTGATTCCAGTATTTTTTTTCTCTCATTCTCTTTCAAATCAAAGAGAACATCCTCAAAGGTTTCACCATTAAGTATCCTTAGCGTTAATCCTCTTAAAATTTCACTTCTAAAAACCCTATGATCTATACCTCTATTTTCTAATTCTTCTTTATTGAACTTGTTAAAAAAAGCGATAATCCCAAAAAGAGTAAATTCTGAAGATAAAGCAGTACTCTCAACTTCCTTTTCCTCCTTTGAAGAAATTGATTCTAGCTTCTTTTTTATATAATCTGGTGAAATTAAGAATTTTTCAGATAATTTTCTAATGAACAATTCTTTTTCAATGTCATTAGGTATAAGAGATATAAAGTTTATTAAATCAGTTAGTAGAGCACTCCGAGCGTAAGTGTCTGAAAGGGGAGTTTCGGGAAAGAGAGCATCCAGAAAATCTTTGGAGCTAGCTATTACTTTATCCATATCTTCTTTACTTTTTTTTCTTAAAAATGAATCAGGATCTTCATCTTGAGGAAGTTCAGATATTTTTACTTTTAAGCCTGCTTGAAGTAAAAAGGGCAAAATCCTTTTTCTACTATTTCTACCTGCATCATCTCCATCATAAAGCACTATAATGATATCTGCAAATTTTTTAATTAACAGGGCTTGTTCTATTGAAAAGGCAGTTCCAAGAGGAGCCACTGTATTTTCAAATCCATTCTCTACCATTCTCATAACATCAGTATAACCTTCAACCAGTATAATTGTATTTTCTTTTTTTGCTCCATTTTTTGCAATATCTATACCATAAAGATTTTTGTTTTTTTTAAAAATTTTAGACTCAGGAGAATTTAAATATTTTGGCTCCCCATCAAAGGCTCTACCCCCAAAGGCGACACACCTAGAGGAAATATTAAAAATTGGGAAAATAATTCTATCTCTAAAAAAGTCCCTTATAACTCCCTGTGAACCTGTTATAAGGCCAGCTTCAAGAAGAAGTGATGGGTTTATTCCCTTTTCTCTTGCCTTTTTAATTATAAATTCACCTTCAGGGGGTGCATACCCAATTCTAAATCTTCTTATTGTACTCAATTTAAAACCCCTAGACTCTAAGTAATTCCTCGCCTTCTCTCCTATACTTTCAAATAAAACTCTCTCGTATTCAACTAAAGCAAATTCTATAACTTCAAAAAGCCTCTCATTTTCTTTATCTTCACTTAAAGATTCTCCTTTCAATTCAATTCCAGCTTCTTTTGCAAGATTCTTTAGTGCCTCGAACTTTGATATTCCCTCCATTTCCGAGATAAGATGAATTAGATTTCCGGATTTTCCACATCCAAAACAGTAAAAAAGACCTCTTTCAGAATCAAATGAAAGTGATGGCTTTCTATCAGGATGAAAGGGACATATAGCTTGATAACCCCTGCCAACTTTTTTAAAATTTAAATATCTTTTAGCTACTTCAATCGGAGAAATTGCTGAAATTATCTGATTATAAATACTCATAATTTCCTAAACCTGATTACCGTCACCCCTTCT is part of the Candidatus Hydrothermales bacterium genome and encodes:
- a CDS encoding sigma-70 family RNA polymerase sigma factor, which encodes MPRRSVKKNKKEIKEIDPREIEQALVQSVIDKVMKKAKKYKQIRQEDLNELTVNLPPSLVDEVMEALFVEGIEIVEDEEKRKDREIEEYEIRVKDDPVKTYLKQISGLRLLTKEEEVAFSKMIHDAKEKMKEILFSTDFGLKRFVYFLKKIKDLELQPEEILEVDSSYWTNKLVNRKEKRRVKKGIEEFLEFYSKVFEEKKKILRTLTEKETKQLKKLFSKIVPKFPYVYENIERLYEEIKTLENLTTEYRRMKEELKNKEKDGHVDTELRENLTLLKSSIKEYEKKLGLSFDELIHIKEEIEKAKRDYNYAREKMVEGNVRLVIGTAKKFMNRGIEFLDLIEEGNIGLLKAVEKFDYRKGYKFSTYATWWIKQAITRAIADNSRTVRVPVHMIETLTKISKAQKDFLQTYGREPTVRELSDILGLPEEKIKQALEVSHQPLSIDKPIGKDEDGVMEEIIADQFTKTPAELSRETIIKKTIDEILSTLTLKEQKIIKLRFGLGVHPPMTLEQVGRIFGVTRERIRQIEAQALKKLRHPKRAEKLRSLLEKLERRD
- the dnaG gene encoding DNA primase yields the protein MSIYNQIISAISPIEVAKRYLNFKKVGRGYQAICPFHPDRKPSLSFDSERGLFYCFGCGKSGNLIHLISEMEGISKFEALKNLAKEAGIELKGESLSEDKENERLFEVIEFALVEYERVLFESIGEKARNYLESRGFKLSTIRRFRIGYAPPEGEFIIKKAREKGINPSLLLEAGLITGSQGVIRDFFRDRIIFPIFNISSRCVAFGGRAFDGEPKYLNSPESKIFKKNKNLYGIDIAKNGAKKENTIILVEGYTDVMRMVENGFENTVAPLGTAFSIEQALLIKKFADIIIVLYDGDDAGRNSRKRILPFLLQAGLKVKISELPQDEDPDSFLRKKSKEDMDKVIASSKDFLDALFPETPLSDTYARSALLTDLINFISLIPNDIEKELFIRKLSEKFLISPDYIKKKLESISSKEEKEVESTALSSEFTLFGIIAFFNKFNKEELENRGIDHRVFRSEILRGLTLRILNGETFEDVLFDLKENERKKILESIFKSREKYVSFSKQGEENLLYEQAFEKLKNRMDKILKKEKIFKEWKEIRSSIGSNPG